In the genome of Vicia villosa cultivar HV-30 ecotype Madison, WI linkage group LG7, Vvil1.0, whole genome shotgun sequence, one region contains:
- the LOC131619175 gene encoding uncharacterized protein LOC131619175: MFKKLELNIPFLEALEQMPTYAKFMKDIISKKRTTESDPIILTETCSAILQGMKIPVKKRDRGSVTIPCTIGDRSFKKALIDLGASVSLMPLSIYKRLGIGKVQDTQMTLQFADQSVKRPYRVVEDVLVKIDKFVFPVDFVIL, from the coding sequence atgttcaagaaacttgagctGAATATTCCCTTCTTagaggcacttgagcaaatgccaacCTATGCAAAATTCATGAAAGATATTATTTCAAAGAAGCGGACCACCGAGAGTGatccgattattctaactgaaacttgtagtgctattttgcagggcatgAAGATTCCGGTTAAAAAGAGAGATCGAGGTTCAGTAACTATTCCGTGCACCATCGGTgataggtctttcaagaaagctctGATTGATTTAGGAGCAAGTGTAAGTCTTATGCCATTATCCATCTACAAAAGATTGGGAATAGGTAAAGTACAAGATACACAAATGACACTTCAGTTTGCTGACCAATCGGTGAAAAGACCGTACAGAGTGGTAGAAGACGTGTTGGTGAAAATCGACAAGTTCGTATTCCCTGTAGATTTTGTTATTCTATAG